The DNA segment tttaaatgtttttgtattacggcagatttgttgattttcatgtttttattacgTCTGGGTTGTTGtagggattttcatgttttgtattacggcttagtttatggttttaatgtttttgtattacggctgatttgttgattttcatgtttttcttaCGTCTGGGTTGTTGATTTTAATAGTTAATACTTATGGCCGGGCTGTTATTTTTCATGTCCTTTGGAAAGCATCTCAACGACTCTGATATGCGTAACGGCTGGGTTAGTGTTAACATGGGCTGAGTTATTGTTTACTAGGCTGAGTTACCTTTTTAACGGTTGAGTTATTTTGAATTAGTAGTATGAAATAGGATGAAATCTGCTTTAGAAGTTGATAGTGCAACTTCTAAAGCAGATTTCATCCTATTTTTCTTATATCATAATGCGAAAACTTGTCCGATGTAAGCAAGTGTTGtagggattttcatgtttttgtattacggcttagtttatggttttaatgtttttgtattacggctgatttgttgattttcatgtttattctttaaaaattcccgccaaaaaaaagaaaggtcgTCAGACGACTGAGTTTCACACTGCCAATAAATAAGACTTTCAACtctatattctatatttttacaCATTTTCTCTGTCTATCTAAATCAATTTCACCCCTGAGAGactaaatgaaaattttccttCTTCTTGAATTGCCTGAAGAAATTCAGGCGGTAGTGGTTGAACGTGCGGCCCGTAACTCCATCCAAGATCTCTATGGCCTCAAAGCATCGTCGAGGTCGATGAAGGCGTTAGCAGAGCGGCGTTGGGTTTACCATTTCCTCGATGTTTTATCTGTTCCCTGGGGACTCAATATGCCTTCTGAGTTGTTGAAAGCTTGCTACGATGAGGGAAATCCAAGCACGCTTTATACAAAGGGTGTACAGTTTTTCTACTCCTTGGACCTTCACGAAGAAGGGCTTTCTCTCATGAAGCGTACAGCAGATGCTGGATATGAGCGTGCTGTGTATACACACGCAATGACTCGAGCAATCTTTGAGGGTGAAGGGAAGTATTTTGATGGTATTCCATTTGAATTTGTTGACAGGATCGGTAAACTAGTGCGCTCTGTGAAATGGGGTTGGGGTTTGTGGCATGGTGACTATTTTCGCGACCATAAGGTCCTGTTCATTTGCTTTTTTATGTCATCGTTCTACAGATGCCAATGTGCAAATCTTGTGCAGCGACAATGTCACTGCTTGTGGCACATTGATGTCACTAAGGATGATAACATGTGTAACCgctgtttctggatcaaagagctCGGCTTGTTCTTACGTGATTTTGAACCGATAAGCCTGTTAAGGGACACAAGGAAGTGGTGAAGATGTAATGTATCAAAACTTATCTTTTTTATGTTATTTGCTATTCCAGTATGTTGTATGTCGAAACTAATATTCTATGGCTAAGTTGTTGTTTTCTAATATTTGATTAAATGCTATTTATCggctgagttaattgtttcGTTGGCTaagttaaatatatttgaagACTGAGTTAATGGTTCCTAAGGCAACGTAAAATATATTTCGAGGCTGAGTTAATTTTTGTAAGGCTAAGTAAAATCTATTTAAGGGCtgagttaattgttttcaaGGTTGAGTTAATTGTTTCTTAGGCTAGGTAAATGCTATTTGAATGctgaattatttgtttttacagcttagttaatttaatttcaCGGTTATTAAATGATTTGATTAAAACATAGGACTGAATTAAACCAACCTAACAAGAAACTCcattaaagaaaattttattgtcTCGATAGTATAAGGGTCTGATGTTTGTTAGAACCTTGACTTATTTTCACACgcttaatattaattttgatttattaaaattcacGTGAAATCCCAACCGTCGCGAATCATGTTTCGGCTGAGTTGGCTGAATTATATCTTACTGGCCAATTAGAGTCGAGGAAAACATCGAAAAACTCATGGCAACTGAATTTGATCACGCGCATAATAATGGTCTCGATTTACACTGGTCTGGATAAATGAACCGTCTTGCTGAGTTATTGATGCATAAAAACTGATTTGTGTTAATTTATGTCACGACTGAGTTATATGAATAggtagaaaataaaacatgatgTGTGTTACATAGTACATAAAATCCGgtcttaaaaacataaaaataaaagagaagttGATGACATGAGATTAATCATCCAGCATCCATTTTTCATGAAGCTTACACCAGTCAGGGTCGATGACCTTCACAGCTCCCAACTCTGCTTCGGCTTCACAATGTTGAGCGGTAAGTGTCTCCAACTCAGCCACGAGGTCAAATTTGCCTTCGGCCTTGATAATGGCATCAAGCAATTTCATGAGCGCAGCAATAGAATTTATTTTGCTGGAGGCGTCGTTCCATTCATATTCAGATTGCCTTTGTTCCTTGGCCAAGCGGAGAAGCGCCCTGTAATGCTCCGTCGTTTCCATTTTCCCTTTGTTATAACCTTCAACAGCATCCGCTCCATAGACATCCTCCATAGGACGTTTCATCGATCTTTTCGATCCTTCCATTGCCACTTGATCACTTAATGAGGGTTTGGATTTGTGGCATTGTGCGCtttgtatttatagataaaaaatgaTCTATTGGAGTCGTTTGGAAAGCATCTCTTCGACTACGAGATAATTCATGTCCTTTGGAAAGCATCTCTTCGACTACGAGTTAATTGTTTCCAAGGACTGAGTTAATTGTTTCAAaggctgagttaattgtttcTTAGGCTAGGTAAATGCTATTTGAAGGCTGAGTTAATGGTTCCTAAGGCTAAGTAAAATCTATTTAAGggctgagttaattgtttctcaggctgagttaattgtttcTTAGGCTAGGTAAATGCTATTTGAAGACTGAATTATTTGTTTTCACGGCTgagttaatttaattttctggttattaaatgattttattaaaacatactTACTTATCAATAGACTGATTTACGGTTTCGGTCAGGTTATCGTTTACATAGGAGTGAATTAAACCAACCTAACAAGAAACTCCATTAACGAAAATTTTATTGTCTCGATAGTATAAAGGTCTCGATATTTGTTTGAACCTTGACTTATTTTCACATGCCTAATAAAGGGCGGCATAATTGATTGAAGCgactaatattaattttgatttattagttCGGATAaccacacaatatataagaattatcttttttattataaaatattttttagattttgataattCTTATTATTGTTAGTTATAATACATGAGTGCTTGCCGTATCCCTATATGTAAAAACATACTAATAATGAGTCTCGATATTATCATGGCAGCCAAAAATTCTCACACGCATAATAATgttattttctgatatttgattaaatattatttaaaggctgagttaattgtttccaaggctgagttaattgtttcTTAGGCTAGGTAAATGCTATTTGAAGGCTGAATTGATTCTTTTTACAGCTGAGTTAATTTAATTTCACGcctaatattaattttgatttattaaaatttacgTGAAATCCCAACCGTCGGGAATCATGTTTCGGCTGAGTTGGCTGAATTATAAATAAGGTACTGAGAACAATCGGACTCTCAACAGTCAATTATTACACattttctctatctctctaaATCAATTTCACCCCTGAGAGAGTAAATGGAATTTTTCCCTCTTCTTGAATTGCCTGAAGAAATTCAGGCGGTAGTGGTTGAACGTGCGGCCCGTAACTCCATCCAAGATCTCTTTGGCCTCAAAGCATCGTCGAGGTCGATGAAGGCGTTAGCAAAAAGGCGTGGGGTTTACCATTTCCTCGATGTCTTATCCGTTCCCTGGGAACTCAATATGCCTTATGAGTTGTTGAAAGCTTGCTACGCTGAGCGAAATCCAAGCACGCTTTATATAAAGGGTGTACAGTTTTTCTACTCCTTCGACCTAAAAGAAGAAGGGCTTTCTCTCATGAAACGTGCAGCAGATGCAGGTTATGAGGGTGCTGTGTATACATACGCAATGACTCGAGCAATCTTTTGGGGTGAAGGGAAGTATTTATCTCGTATTCCAAGCGACACCTTCAGCTTCGCCCAAAACGGTTTGTATTTATCAGGATCAGGTTCAAAACTTTCTGTTGGCAATGGACCAGTGTTTAACCCAGTTATCTCACCAAATTCTACCAAGCTAAACCTGATAGCCTCATCAACCACCAGACTCCATATCTCCTTCCTATGTACTCGCAGCTGTCTACATAGTAGATAGTGTACTGTTCTACCAGACCACACGCTTCGGCGTTCAACTAGCCTAGCAACTACTCCAATGGGAGAGTTCACCAGTGCTTTCCATACATCTTCTCCTAGTGTTTCTATAATATTAAGTAAATCTCGTGAACGGAAATTGtgattaatgtttttattttctaggtTAGAAGACCCTAGAGGATAAAGTCTTGGAGGGTAACCCCGTGATTTAACATCAGAAACATCCATCTgaacaaataaacaaacaataacTCAGTCACGACATATAACAATAACTCAATGAATATAACAATAACTCTGCCACAACATTAAAATAACTCAGACACAACATAACAATAACTCAGGAAAAACATAACGATAACTCTGCCACAACATAACaataactcagccacaacaCAACAATAACCTAATCACAACTACACCCTAACTCACTCGAAACATAGCCCTAACTCAGACGAAACAAAACCCCAAATCAATATTTAACGTCGCGACATCCTACCGAAAAGACGAACTTGTAGATATGAATGCGGCGAAGACGATTTCGTACAAACGAACGATAACGATAACGGAGATCTCACAGTTATTTTTAGGAAGAGGAAGTAAACACAATGTCGACGGCGATTTCGTATCCTTGCGGTTCCTTCTCCGTTTTcgacaatgtttttttttctaattgttCTATCAATCAATGTTACTGGTTGATGAGACTATCTGAgcataaaagtaaataaaactaACCAAAGGCTATTTATGTCATTTACCAGAGGTAACAAAACATTCTCGCTTTTATCAATTTGAtttaacggctgagttatatattaataaagcaTAGTTTTGTTTACATACGACTGAGTTAAAACAACTTAAAAGTTAATAAAGGCTGAGTTACATAACACGCGAAAGCTGACTTATGATGACAAAACATGACTAAACAGAGAAGTAGTAGTAGCAAAGTATCGCCATTCCAGCCACACAAACAACCACATTCCTCAAACACCGACTCTCACTCAAACATTCGCCTCCTTTTCTCTCAGATTCTGTCTTTACTCCATTCGCCAACCGAGCAACGTTAACTCGCAACTCCGAGATGTCTCTATTCATGCCATTTATCACTGCCTTAATATTTTCAACCTCTTCCACCATGCACTCATCCGCCCATTTGAATAAATGACTCTGTTTTCACCAATGTAACCAGATCTAAGTATTACGTTTCCGAACATGGAAAATAAGAACCAGAACTAACCTTATGATATCCTTTTGCACAGCAATAGTACAATCTTCCTGGATTTGTTTCGCTTCCAGATGTAAAAATGTCAGATGGTGCACCACACCAACACTCTTTCGGCGTTCCTCTTTCCGTATTCCTACGTCGTCTGTAATAATTTCCTGAGGTGAAGGATGAGGAAGACATTGTTAAAATAGATTTCAAAGTCCTTggaaactaaaattttttttactttgtaagAAGAGATACGACATCACAGATAtaatactattaaatatataaaatacaatataatatcAGTGTCTCGATATTATCATGGCAGCCAAATTTTCCCACGCGCATAATGATGGAACTTCCCATATACCGCCACTTAAAATTAAATCGATGCTGGGTTATTTAAATACAATGATGACTGAG comes from the Brassica napus cultivar Da-Ae unplaced genomic scaffold, Da-Ae ScsIHWf_1825;HRSCAF=2461, whole genome shotgun sequence genome and includes:
- the LOC125599262 gene encoding uncharacterized protein At4g04775-like, encoding MSSSSFTSGNYYRRRRNTERGTPKECWCGAPSDIFTSGSETNPGRLYYCCAKGYHKSHLFKWADECMVEEVENIKAVINGMNRDISELRVNVARLANGVKTESERKGGECLSESRCLRNVVVCVAGMAILCYYYFSV